One window of Lemur catta isolate mLemCat1 chromosome 3, mLemCat1.pri, whole genome shotgun sequence genomic DNA carries:
- the ZNF644 gene encoding zinc finger protein 644 isoform X3, whose product MLIRQNLALDCKQKKSRSRSGSKKKMLTLPHGADEVYILRCRFCGLVFRGPLSVQEDWIKHLQRHIVNANLPRTGAGMVEVTSLLKKPASITETSFSLLMAEAAS is encoded by the exons CCTTAGATTGTAAGCAAAAGAAATCAAGGTCAAGATCTGGAAGCAAGAAGAAAATGCTGACGTTACCTCATGGTGCTGACGAGGTTTACATTCTCCGATGCAG GTTTTGTGGCCTAGTCTTTAGAGGACCATTGTCTGTTCAGGAAGACTGGATTAAGCACTTACAACGACACATTGTAAACGCTAATCTTCCACGGACTGGAGCTGGCATGGTGGAAGTCACATCACTACTTAAAAAGCCTGCCTCTATTACAGAAACTTCATTTTCTCTACTAATGGCAGAAGCAGCTTCATAG